One stretch of Actinopolymorpha sp. NPDC004070 DNA includes these proteins:
- a CDS encoding DUF3040 domain-containing protein gives MPLSDHEQRLLEQMERALAAEDPKLASALRGVDLRTRQRRRAVIGAAVFVVGMVLMLGGAILMTTGQNSAFVAVSVLGFLVMLVSAYYVATSLRHMPAAGETPKVVPLRGRGQRPRGGQAKPGGQPKPRGRRPKPSGTFMQRVEERWRRRRESGY, from the coding sequence GTGCCTCTCTCTGACCACGAGCAGCGACTGCTCGAGCAGATGGAGCGGGCCCTTGCCGCCGAGGACCCGAAGTTGGCCTCGGCGTTGCGGGGGGTCGATCTGCGCACGCGCCAGCGTCGGCGTGCCGTGATCGGAGCCGCCGTCTTCGTCGTCGGCATGGTGTTGATGCTCGGCGGCGCGATCCTGATGACCACCGGCCAGAACTCCGCCTTCGTGGCGGTGAGCGTGCTCGGCTTCCTGGTCATGCTGGTCTCCGCCTACTACGTCGCGACCAGCCTGCGGCACATGCCCGCGGCCGGCGAGACCCCGAAGGTGGTGCCACTACGGGGTCGCGGGCAGCGACCGCGCGGCGGCCAGGCAAAGCCAGGCGGACAGCCGAAGCCGAGGGGCCGCCGTCCCAAGCCCAGCGGCACGTTCATGCAGCGCGTCGAGGAACGCTGGCGGCGCCGCCGCGAGTCCGGCTACTGA